One region of Rhodocaloribacter litoris genomic DNA includes:
- the dapB gene encoding 4-hydroxy-tetrahydrodipicolinate reductase, which translates to MRLALIGTGQMGAAVEALARARGDEVVARFNRRHPLDAAAAEALARADVAIDFSRAEAVPGHVTWCCRQGVPLVIGTTGWHDALETVRATVAAHDGAVLYAANFSMGVALLVQALRGLVPLLERLPGYDVQVHEVHHVRKADHPSGTARTLAQVLLDGLSRKTHLATGLPEGPLDPAALQVTAARVGRIFGVHTVTIDGEHDRLTFTHEAKSRQGFAEGALTAAAWLRSRRGLFTLDDLLADWLAHPIDDPQTIHNAVSP; encoded by the coding sequence ATGCGACTGGCCTTGATCGGGACGGGACAGATGGGCGCGGCGGTCGAAGCGCTGGCGCGGGCGCGCGGCGACGAGGTGGTGGCCCGCTTCAACCGCCGGCATCCGCTCGATGCCGCCGCTGCGGAGGCGCTCGCCCGCGCCGACGTGGCGATCGACTTCTCGCGGGCGGAGGCCGTGCCCGGCCACGTGACGTGGTGCTGCCGGCAGGGTGTGCCGCTGGTCATCGGCACCACCGGCTGGCACGACGCGCTGGAGACGGTGCGGGCCACCGTAGCCGCGCACGACGGTGCTGTCCTCTACGCAGCCAACTTTTCGATGGGGGTGGCGCTGCTGGTGCAGGCCCTGCGCGGCCTCGTGCCCCTGCTCGAACGCCTGCCCGGCTACGATGTGCAGGTGCACGAGGTGCACCACGTCCGCAAGGCCGACCATCCCAGCGGCACGGCGCGCACGCTCGCGCAGGTGCTGCTCGACGGCCTCTCGCGCAAAACCCACCTGGCGACCGGTCTTCCCGAAGGCCCCCTCGACCCGGCGGCCCTGCAGGTGACGGCGGCGCGGGTCGGGCGCATCTTCGGCGTGCACACCGTCACCATCGACGGGGAGCACGACCGGCTCACGTTCACGCACGAGGCCAAGAGCCGCCAGGGCTTCGCCGAGGGGGCGCTCACCGCCGCCGCCTGGCTCCGCTCCCGGCGCGGCCTCTTCACCCTGGACGACCTGCTGGCCGACTGGCTGGCGCATCCTATC
- a CDS encoding OsmC family protein, with amino-acid sequence MKHVRVRLERLDEAFHFRATNAQGHAVDIDDATAREDGRGKGAGPMELLVMAIGGCSGIDVVSILQKGRQRIDTFEIEVEGAKPTGVSPSLYQHIHLHYILTGDLDPARVRRAVALSLGKYCSVSKTLEKTARITASCTVNGERFDAWPEEG; translated from the coding sequence ATGAAACACGTCCGGGTCCGCCTCGAACGCCTCGACGAGGCCTTCCATTTCCGCGCCACGAACGCACAGGGCCACGCCGTGGACATCGACGACGCCACGGCCCGCGAAGACGGCCGGGGAAAGGGCGCCGGGCCGATGGAACTGCTTGTGATGGCCATCGGCGGGTGCAGCGGCATCGACGTCGTCTCGATCCTGCAGAAGGGGCGGCAGCGCATCGACACGTTCGAGATCGAGGTGGAGGGCGCCAAGCCCACCGGCGTGAGCCCCTCCCTCTACCAGCACATTCATCTCCACTACATCCTCACCGGCGACCTGGACCCCGCCCGGGTGCGGCGGGCCGTGGCCCTCAGCCTGGGCAAGTACTGCTCCGTCTCGAAGACGCTCGAAAAGACGGCCCGGATCACGGCGTCGTGCACGGTCAACGGCGAGCGCTTCGACGCCTGGCCGGAGGAAGGTTGA
- a CDS encoding HD domain-containing protein, with protein MTPDELNGLLDFLRQAERLKNTTRTAYTSEGRRESVAEHTWRLCLMALVLAPYAPDVDFARLIKICLVHDLGEALSGDIPAPLQTGDKTDRERRDLLTLLAPLPSPLRGEILALWEEYEQAATPEARLAKALDKLETILQHNQGRNPDDFDYRFNLEYGRRYTSGDPLVEAIRRVLDEETKRRARKAGQERD; from the coding sequence CTGACGCCCGACGAACTGAACGGCCTGCTCGACTTCCTGCGACAGGCGGAACGGCTGAAGAACACGACCCGGACGGCCTACACGTCCGAGGGACGACGCGAGAGCGTAGCCGAGCACACCTGGCGGCTCTGCCTGATGGCGCTCGTCCTGGCCCCTTACGCGCCCGACGTGGACTTCGCCCGGCTCATCAAGATCTGCCTCGTCCACGACCTCGGCGAGGCCCTCTCCGGCGACATACCCGCTCCCCTGCAGACCGGCGACAAGACCGACCGGGAACGCCGCGACCTCCTGACGCTACTCGCCCCGCTCCCATCTCCCCTGCGCGGCGAGATCCTGGCGCTGTGGGAAGAATACGAGCAGGCCGCCACGCCCGAGGCCCGGCTGGCCAAGGCGCTCGACAAGCTCGAAACGATCCTCCAGCACAACCAGGGGCGCAACCCCGACGACTTCGACTATCGCTTCAATCTCGAATACGGGCGCCGGTACACGTCCGGCGATCCACTCGTTGAAGCCATCCGCCGCGTGCTCGACGAGGAGACGAAGCGCCGCGCCCGAAAAGCCGGGCAAGAACGGGACTGA
- the paaZ gene encoding phenylacetic acid degradation bifunctional protein PaaZ — translation METTVYLGKVQSYAQGRWHAGEGEARTVYHAVTGEPVAEVSSAGLDFKGMLDYARTVGGPKLRKMTFHERARMLKAMAQYLMARKDEFYEASWATGATKKDAWIDVEGGIGTFFVYSSKGRRELPDEPFLLDGKPEILSRGGTFIGHHLLVPLEGVAVHINAFNFPCWGMLEKLAPTFLAGMPAIIKSATVTAYVTERMVRAMIESEILPEGALQLICGGVGDLFDHLTGQDVVTFTGSAETGRRLKAHPTILRESVRFNMEADSLNFSMLGPDVTPDMPEFDIFIKEVAGEMTIKTGQRCTAIRRTFVPADRVEAVVEALSKRLGGVTVGNPANEAVRMGPLVSRGQVAEVRERLAELAAAGEVVYGGLNNGFEVVDADPAKGAFFPPTLLYCPRPFEHTAPHDVEAFGPVNTIMPYGDLDEAIALAKRGKGSLVGSLVTADDRVARDVVLGTAAYHGRLLLLNRDCAKENTGHGSPLPHLVHGGPGRAGGGEEMGGIRGLHHYMQRTAIQGSPTTLTVVGGEWMPGAARPEADVHPFRKYFDELTVGETLTTARRTVTEADIVNFAGVSGDYFYAHMDDLAARESEIFEGRVAHGYFVLSAAAGLFVDPRQGPVLANYGLENLRFTKPVRPGDTIQAKLTVKKKTSKEPREGERPSGVVEWHVDVTNQDGELVATYDILTLVARRG, via the coding sequence ATGGAAACGACAGTCTATCTCGGGAAAGTGCAGAGCTATGCGCAGGGGCGCTGGCACGCGGGCGAAGGCGAGGCCCGCACGGTCTATCACGCCGTCACCGGGGAGCCGGTGGCCGAGGTGTCGAGCGCGGGGCTCGACTTCAAAGGGATGCTCGACTACGCCCGCACCGTCGGCGGGCCGAAGCTGCGGAAGATGACCTTCCACGAGCGCGCCCGGATGCTCAAGGCGATGGCCCAGTACCTGATGGCGCGGAAGGACGAATTCTACGAAGCCTCCTGGGCCACCGGTGCCACGAAGAAAGATGCGTGGATCGACGTGGAAGGCGGCATCGGCACGTTCTTCGTCTATTCGAGCAAGGGCCGCCGCGAGCTGCCTGACGAGCCGTTCCTGCTCGACGGCAAGCCGGAGATCCTCTCGCGGGGCGGGACGTTCATCGGCCACCACCTCCTGGTACCGCTCGAAGGGGTGGCCGTGCACATCAACGCGTTCAACTTCCCCTGCTGGGGGATGCTCGAGAAGCTGGCCCCGACGTTCCTGGCCGGGATGCCCGCCATCATCAAGTCCGCCACGGTGACGGCCTACGTCACCGAGCGGATGGTGCGGGCGATGATCGAGTCGGAGATCCTGCCGGAGGGGGCGTTGCAGCTCATCTGCGGCGGCGTCGGCGACCTGTTCGACCACCTGACCGGGCAGGACGTGGTCACCTTCACCGGCTCGGCCGAGACGGGCCGGCGCCTCAAGGCGCACCCCACGATCCTGCGCGAGTCGGTGCGTTTCAACATGGAGGCGGACTCGCTCAACTTCTCCATGCTCGGCCCCGACGTGACGCCGGACATGCCCGAGTTCGATATCTTCATCAAGGAGGTGGCCGGGGAGATGACCATCAAGACGGGGCAGCGGTGCACGGCCATCCGCCGGACGTTCGTGCCGGCGGACCGCGTGGAGGCCGTCGTCGAGGCCCTTTCGAAGCGGCTCGGCGGGGTGACGGTGGGCAACCCGGCCAACGAGGCCGTGCGCATGGGGCCGCTGGTGAGCCGGGGGCAGGTGGCGGAGGTGCGGGAGCGCCTGGCCGAGCTGGCCGCCGCCGGCGAGGTGGTCTACGGCGGCCTGAACAATGGCTTCGAGGTCGTCGACGCCGACCCCGCGAAGGGCGCCTTCTTCCCCCCGACGCTGCTCTACTGCCCGCGCCCGTTCGAGCACACGGCGCCGCACGACGTGGAGGCGTTTGGGCCCGTCAACACCATCATGCCCTACGGCGACCTCGACGAGGCCATCGCCCTGGCGAAGCGGGGCAAGGGCAGCCTGGTGGGCTCGCTGGTGACGGCCGACGACCGGGTGGCCCGCGACGTGGTGCTGGGCACGGCGGCCTACCACGGGCGGCTCCTGCTGCTCAACCGCGACTGCGCGAAGGAGAACACGGGCCACGGCTCGCCGCTGCCGCACCTGGTGCACGGCGGCCCCGGCCGCGCCGGCGGCGGCGAGGAGATGGGCGGCATCCGCGGGCTGCACCACTACATGCAGCGCACCGCCATCCAGGGCTCGCCCACCACGCTGACGGTCGTCGGCGGCGAGTGGATGCCCGGCGCCGCCCGCCCCGAAGCCGACGTCCATCCCTTCCGCAAGTACTTCGACGAGCTTACCGTCGGTGAGACGCTCACCACCGCCCGGCGCACCGTCACCGAAGCCGACATCGTCAACTTCGCCGGCGTCAGCGGGGACTACTTCTACGCCCACATGGACGACCTGGCGGCCCGCGAGAGCGAGATCTTCGAGGGGCGCGTGGCCCACGGCTACTTCGTCCTCTCGGCGGCCGCCGGCCTGTTCGTCGACCCCCGGCAGGGGCCGGTGCTGGCCAACTACGGGCTGGAGAACCTGCGCTTCACCAAACCCGTCCGGCCCGGCGACACCATCCAGGCGAAGCTGACGGTGAAGAAAAAGACGTCGAAGGAGCCGCGCGAGGGCGAGCGGCCGAGCGGGGTGGTGGAGTGGCACGTGGACGTGACCAACCAGGACGGCGAACTCGTGGCCACGTACGACATCCTGACCCTCGTGGCCCGGCGGGGATGA
- a CDS encoding transferase hexapeptide repeat family protein — MPNIFEFEGFRPVIHESAFIHPNATVVGNVIIGRDVYVGPGAAIRGDWGEIVIEDGCNVQENCTIHMFPGVTVRLEEAAHIGHGAVIHGARIGRNTLVGMNAVVMDNVVVGAGCIVGALCFVPADMHIPDRKIVVGNPAKIVADVSDERLAWKTEGTRLYQQLPAQLRRSLRPCEPLREVPPDRPKMETTYKTFRETMAEKTKA, encoded by the coding sequence ATGCCGAACATCTTCGAGTTCGAGGGCTTTCGCCCGGTCATCCACGAGAGCGCCTTCATCCACCCGAACGCCACAGTGGTGGGCAACGTTATCATCGGGCGGGACGTGTATGTGGGGCCCGGCGCGGCCATCCGGGGGGACTGGGGCGAGATCGTCATCGAGGACGGGTGTAACGTGCAGGAGAACTGCACCATCCATATGTTTCCCGGGGTGACGGTGCGCCTCGAAGAGGCCGCCCACATCGGCCACGGCGCCGTCATCCACGGGGCGCGCATCGGGCGAAACACGCTCGTGGGGATGAACGCCGTCGTGATGGACAACGTGGTCGTCGGCGCCGGGTGCATCGTCGGGGCGCTGTGCTTTGTCCCGGCGGACATGCACATCCCCGACCGCAAGATCGTCGTCGGCAACCCGGCGAAGATCGTGGCGGACGTGAGCGACGAGCGGCTGGCGTGGAAGACGGAAGGGACGCGGCTCTACCAGCAGCTCCCGGCGCAGCTCCGCCGCTCGCTCCGGCCCTGCGAACCCCTCCGCGAGGTGCCGCCCGACCGGCCCAAAATGGAAACGACGTACAAAACGTTTCGGGAGACGATGGCCGAGAAGACGAAGGCCTGA
- a CDS encoding four helix bundle protein — protein sequence MDETSQAYGAWVASVPETLLHDPLWRMKVYRIALFLVDVGWGDVSALMQDRRMYRVAEQLYGALGSIGANIAEGYSRASGRDRARYYEYALGSARECRSWYYQARHVLGDEVITHRMKCLEQVIRMLLRMIPSERAGKAFEPEVIYGQDSSLEQTSEGWPPPMEALLRSVPVVSM from the coding sequence ATGGATGAGACATCGCAAGCGTATGGAGCATGGGTGGCCTCGGTGCCGGAGACGCTTCTGCACGATCCACTATGGCGCATGAAGGTGTATCGCATCGCACTATTTTTGGTTGACGTGGGCTGGGGGGATGTGTCTGCCTTGATGCAGGATAGGCGAATGTACAGGGTTGCTGAGCAACTGTATGGTGCGCTGGGATCGATCGGGGCCAATATTGCCGAGGGGTATTCGCGTGCGAGCGGGCGTGACCGCGCTCGTTATTATGAATATGCACTCGGTTCAGCCAGAGAGTGCCGAAGTTGGTATTATCAGGCCCGCCATGTTCTGGGCGATGAGGTGATTACTCACAGGATGAAATGTCTGGAGCAAGTCATACGTATGTTGCTTCGCATGATTCCTTCTGAGCGTGCTGGAAAAGCATTCGAGCCAGAAGTCATTTATGGGCAAGATTCCAGTTTAGAACAAACTTCTGAAGGATGGCCTCCCCCCATGGAAGCCCTTCTTCGCTCTGTTCCCGTTGTTTCTATGTAA
- the pcaF gene encoding 3-oxoadipyl-CoA thiolase gives MRDAFLIDGLRTPIGRLGGSLSNVRADDLAAHVLRALLDRHPDLDPAAVDDVYMGCANQAGEDNRNVARMALLLAGLPHTVPGVTVNRLCASGMSAAVEAARALRLGDGDLYLAGGVEHMTRAPFVLSKASQPFGRDVELFDTSLGWRFVNPKMEARYGAEAMGCTAENLAELYGISREDQDLFAYHSQRKAAAARERGRLAREIVPVEVPQRKAPPLVFDADEFLRPDTTLEGLAKLRPAFREGGTVTAGNASGLNDGACALLMASEEAVRRFGLTPRARIVSSAVVGVEPRIMGIGPVEASRRALARAGLTFDDVAVIELNEAFAAQSLACIRQWGLPDDDPRLNPNGGAIALGHPLGMTGARLLLTALHELEERNERYALCTLCVGVGQGMATVIERV, from the coding sequence ATGAGAGACGCGTTTCTGATCGACGGCCTTCGCACGCCCATCGGGCGGCTGGGCGGGTCGCTCTCGAACGTCCGCGCCGACGACCTGGCGGCCCATGTGCTGCGGGCCCTGCTGGACCGGCACCCCGACCTCGATCCCGCCGCCGTGGACGACGTGTACATGGGGTGCGCCAACCAGGCCGGCGAGGACAACCGCAACGTGGCCCGCATGGCGCTGCTGCTGGCGGGCCTGCCGCACACGGTGCCCGGCGTGACGGTCAACCGCCTGTGCGCCTCGGGCATGAGCGCCGCCGTGGAGGCGGCCCGCGCCCTCCGTCTCGGCGACGGCGACCTGTACCTGGCCGGGGGCGTCGAACACATGACCCGCGCGCCGTTCGTCCTGTCGAAGGCCAGCCAGCCCTTCGGCCGCGACGTGGAGTTGTTCGACACGAGCCTGGGCTGGCGGTTCGTCAACCCGAAGATGGAGGCCCGGTACGGCGCCGAGGCGATGGGCTGCACGGCGGAGAACCTGGCGGAACTGTACGGCATCAGCCGGGAGGACCAGGACCTGTTCGCCTACCACTCGCAGCGGAAGGCGGCGGCGGCCCGTGAGCGGGGGCGGCTGGCCCGCGAGATCGTGCCGGTGGAGGTGCCGCAGCGCAAGGCCCCTCCGCTGGTCTTCGACGCCGACGAGTTCCTCCGGCCGGACACCACGCTGGAGGGGCTGGCGAAGCTGCGCCCGGCCTTCCGCGAGGGCGGCACCGTCACGGCGGGGAACGCCTCGGGGCTGAACGACGGGGCCTGCGCGCTGCTCATGGCCTCGGAGGAGGCCGTCCGGCGCTTCGGCCTCACGCCCCGCGCCCGGATCGTGTCCTCGGCCGTCGTGGGGGTGGAACCGCGCATCATGGGCATCGGGCCGGTGGAGGCCTCGCGCCGGGCACTCGCCCGCGCCGGCCTCACGTTCGACGACGTGGCGGTGATCGAACTGAACGAGGCGTTCGCCGCGCAGAGCCTGGCCTGCATCCGCCAGTGGGGCCTGCCCGACGACGACCCGCGCCTGAACCCCAACGGCGGTGCCATCGCCCTGGGCCACCCCCTCGGCATGACCGGCGCCCGCCTCCTGCTGACCGCCCTCCACGAGCTCGAAGAACGCAACGAGCGCTACGCCCTCTGCACCCTCTGCGTCGGCGTCGGCCAGGGCATGGCCACCGTCATCGAACGGGTATGA
- the paaI gene encoding hydroxyphenylacetyl-CoA thioesterase PaaI, with amino-acid sequence MDDEPRDDDAQARAERIVAQMMARDAFSRWLGIEVLAVAPGRARLRMTVREEMLNGFAVAHGGVTYALADSALAFASNTRGRVALALENSIFYPAPVHAGDVLTAVAEEISAANRVAAYDVTVTRADGTKVAVFRGTVYRTKQSHD; translated from the coding sequence ATGGATGACGAACCCCGGGACGACGACGCGCAGGCCCGGGCCGAGCGCATCGTGGCGCAGATGATGGCGCGCGACGCGTTCAGCCGGTGGCTGGGCATCGAGGTGCTGGCCGTGGCGCCGGGGCGAGCCAGGCTCCGCATGACCGTCCGCGAGGAGATGCTCAACGGCTTTGCCGTGGCCCATGGGGGCGTCACGTATGCCCTGGCCGACAGCGCCCTGGCCTTCGCCTCGAACACCCGCGGGCGGGTGGCCCTGGCGCTGGAGAACTCCATCTTCTACCCGGCCCCCGTCCACGCCGGGGACGTGCTCACCGCCGTGGCCGAGGAGATCAGCGCCGCGAACCGGGTGGCGGCCTACGACGTAACCGTCACCCGCGCCGACGGCACCAAGGTGGCCGTCTTCCGGGGGACGGTCTACCGCACGAAACAGTCGCACGACTGA
- a CDS encoding 3-hydroxyacyl-CoA dehydrogenase NAD-binding domain-containing protein, with the protein MAEPLTAETTVGVLGAGTMGRGIAQVAATYGHPVLLYDTNTKVLHEARAHLEKILARQVEKGRMAPGEEAAILGRITFLSDEPEPLAACGLVIEAIVEDLAVKQDVFSRLDRLVAEDALLATNTSSLSVTAIAAACDRPERVLGLHFFNPAPLMPLVEVVPGVATSEEALARARALVDAWGKTTVLARDTPGFIVNRVARPFYGEALRILEEGLADVPTIDWAMREIGGFRMGPFELMDLIGNDVNYKVTETVWTAFFYEPRYRPSFTQKRMVEAGRLGRKTKRGYYDYREGATNPEPVTSPALGKTIFQRILAMLINEAVDAVFWRVAAPADIDLAMTKGVNYPKGLLHWADELGLKTVLGWLEALREEYDEERYRPSPLLRRMLRRGERFFDEGT; encoded by the coding sequence ATGGCAGAACCCCTCACCGCCGAAACGACCGTCGGGGTGCTCGGTGCCGGGACGATGGGGCGCGGCATCGCGCAGGTCGCCGCCACCTACGGGCACCCGGTGCTGCTCTACGACACGAACACGAAGGTGCTTCACGAGGCCCGCGCCCATCTGGAAAAGATTCTGGCGCGGCAGGTGGAGAAGGGACGGATGGCTCCCGGCGAGGAGGCCGCCATCCTCGGGCGCATCACGTTCCTCTCGGACGAGCCCGAGCCGCTGGCGGCCTGCGGCCTCGTCATCGAAGCCATCGTCGAGGACCTGGCCGTCAAGCAGGACGTCTTCTCCCGGCTCGACCGGCTGGTGGCCGAGGACGCCCTGCTGGCGACGAACACCTCGTCGCTCTCGGTGACGGCCATCGCGGCGGCGTGCGACCGGCCCGAGCGGGTGCTGGGCCTCCACTTCTTCAACCCGGCACCCCTGATGCCGCTGGTCGAGGTCGTCCCCGGCGTGGCCACGTCGGAAGAAGCCCTGGCGCGGGCGCGCGCCCTGGTCGACGCCTGGGGCAAGACCACCGTGCTGGCTCGCGACACGCCGGGGTTCATCGTCAACCGGGTGGCCCGGCCCTTCTACGGCGAGGCCCTCCGCATCCTGGAGGAGGGCCTCGCCGACGTGCCCACCATCGACTGGGCCATGCGCGAGATCGGCGGCTTCCGCATGGGGCCCTTCGAGCTGATGGACCTCATCGGCAACGACGTCAACTACAAGGTCACCGAGACGGTGTGGACGGCCTTCTTCTACGAACCCCGCTACCGTCCCTCTTTCACCCAGAAGCGTATGGTGGAGGCCGGCCGCCTCGGGCGCAAGACGAAGCGGGGTTACTACGACTACCGCGAGGGCGCCACGAACCCCGAGCCCGTCACCAGCCCCGCGCTCGGCAAGACCATCTTCCAGCGCATCCTGGCGATGCTCATCAACGAGGCCGTGGACGCCGTCTTCTGGCGCGTGGCCGCCCCGGCCGACATCGACCTGGCCATGACGAAGGGGGTCAACTACCCGAAGGGGCTGCTCCACTGGGCCGATGAGCTCGGCCTGAAGACGGTGCTCGGCTGGCTGGAGGCGCTGCGGGAAGAATACGACGAGGAACGCTATCGCCCGAGCCCGCTCCTCCGCCGGATGCTCCGGCGCGGCGAGCGTTTCTTCGACGAGGGTACGTGA
- a CDS encoding enoyl-CoA hydratase-related protein yields MAYRFIRYEVDAGVAMLTLNRPDVLNSFHRPMAEETIDALQQAAADPTVRAVLLTGAGRAFCAGQDLQAVLPKEGEPPADLGEIVRTQYNPLVRLIRHTEKPFVAAVNGVAAGAGANLALACDFVLAAETAAFIQSFARIGLIPDSGGTFFLPRLVGLARATAMMMLADKVPASEAQAMGLIYKVCAPEALLAEATELARHLATMPTRGLGLIKRGLNQAFANDLDTHLDVEERLQREAGQTHDYHEGVAAFLEKRKPVFRGE; encoded by the coding sequence ATGGCATACCGGTTCATCCGATACGAGGTCGACGCCGGGGTGGCGATGCTGACGCTGAACCGCCCCGACGTGCTCAACAGCTTTCACCGCCCGATGGCGGAGGAGACCATCGACGCGCTGCAACAGGCCGCAGCCGACCCGACGGTGCGGGCCGTTCTCCTGACGGGGGCCGGCCGGGCCTTCTGTGCGGGGCAGGACCTGCAGGCCGTGCTGCCGAAAGAAGGGGAGCCGCCGGCGGATCTGGGCGAGATCGTTCGAACGCAATACAATCCCCTCGTGCGGCTCATCCGGCACACCGAGAAACCGTTCGTGGCGGCCGTCAACGGGGTGGCCGCCGGCGCCGGGGCCAACCTCGCGCTGGCGTGCGATTTCGTGCTGGCGGCCGAGACCGCCGCGTTCATTCAGTCCTTTGCCCGGATCGGGTTGATTCCCGACAGCGGCGGCACCTTCTTCCTGCCCCGGCTGGTCGGGCTGGCGCGTGCCACGGCCATGATGATGCTGGCCGACAAGGTGCCCGCATCCGAGGCGCAGGCCATGGGGCTGATCTACAAAGTCTGTGCGCCCGAAGCCCTCCTGGCCGAGGCGACGGAACTGGCGCGGCACCTGGCCACGATGCCCACCCGCGGTCTCGGCCTCATCAAGCGGGGCCTCAACCAGGCCTTCGCCAACGACCTCGACACCCACCTCGACGTCGAAGAGCGGCTCCAGCGCGAAGCCGGGCAGACGCACGACTATCACGAGGGGGTGGCCGCCTTCCTGGAGAAGCGCAAGCCGGTGTTCCGGGGGGAATAG
- a CDS encoding TorD/DmsD family molecular chaperone, with the protein MSDHDVLLRRGRTCRLLSRLYLEGLKDPLLPALREVPMLVQALPGAIDWDGMAADHQHLFGFNVFPYAGVFLDPDGRLNGPVADEVRQVFLRSGCPLPLTGESLDHLGHELAWLAHMMHAEAEALQDGIAAEVRRIRWMQRRFLDHHLLGWLPLFLEAARGQASPFFRRLLDLTQDVVWAHRRALGPAPPEEATPFTLPAPPALLDLPETGLKEIAGYLATPVWAGFFLGRDDIGALGRRIGVPCGFGNRQQMLVNLVRAAAEYDRLVHLVAALKERVAVTRAGLRDLVAGDLPGLREALTPWLERLETTDRLLDRVRGAAQERGRS; encoded by the coding sequence ATGTCCGATCACGACGTTCTGCTTCGTCGGGGCCGTACGTGCCGGCTCCTCAGTCGCCTTTACCTGGAAGGGCTGAAAGACCCGCTTCTACCCGCTCTCCGCGAGGTACCGATGCTGGTCCAGGCACTTCCCGGCGCCATCGACTGGGACGGGATGGCTGCCGACCACCAGCACCTCTTCGGTTTCAACGTCTTTCCCTACGCCGGCGTTTTTCTCGATCCGGACGGGCGGCTCAACGGGCCGGTGGCCGATGAGGTCCGGCAGGTCTTTCTGCGTTCGGGATGCCCGCTTCCGCTGACCGGGGAGAGTCTTGACCACCTGGGGCACGAACTGGCGTGGCTCGCCCACATGATGCACGCGGAGGCCGAGGCCCTGCAGGACGGCATCGCCGCGGAAGTCCGGCGCATCCGGTGGATGCAACGCCGCTTCCTGGATCACCACCTGCTCGGCTGGCTTCCCCTCTTTCTGGAGGCGGCCCGGGGGCAGGCGTCGCCCTTCTTTCGACGTCTTCTCGATCTGACGCAAGACGTCGTATGGGCCCATCGCCGTGCCCTGGGACCCGCACCGCCCGAGGAGGCGACGCCCTTCACCCTGCCGGCGCCGCCGGCTCTGCTCGACCTGCCGGAGACGGGCCTGAAGGAGATTGCCGGCTATCTGGCCACGCCGGTCTGGGCCGGTTTCTTCCTCGGCCGGGACGACATCGGGGCGCTGGGGCGGAGGATCGGCGTCCCGTGTGGTTTCGGCAACCGGCAACAGATGCTGGTGAACCTGGTGCGGGCTGCCGCCGAGTACGACCGGCTCGTGCACCTGGTGGCGGCCCTGAAGGAGCGCGTGGCCGTCACCAGGGCCGGCCTGCGCGACCTGGTGGCGGGCGATCTGCCCGGGTTGAGGGAAGCCCTCACACCCTGGCTCGAACGCCTCGAGACGACGGATCGCCTGCTCGACCGGGTGCGCGGGGCCGCGCAGGAACGGGGGCGCTCGTAG
- a CDS encoding alpha/beta fold hydrolase — protein sequence MKLIGFLLMMLLTITGAVAQPLVGYPASLDTIEVQGYQMVYHDSGTFGPPVVLVHGLGTNLSIWREVLPRLSPEVRVLAPDLPGFGLSDKHDVPATPSFYADVLAAWLDTLGLAQVDVVGLSMGGQVALMMALRHPDRIRRLVVAAPAGIETFTPEAAAQLKALFTADAIAAMPPALYAQNVQRNFARWDPERYGWLLTQREQMQQRPDFRAYAGANARAVAGMLDEPVFEYLPRVPHPALVVFGEDDQLIPNRFFRPSETPADVLQRALDRLPNAEGVLLPGAGHLLVLEQPEAFVAQVRRFLWPAD from the coding sequence ATGAAACTCATCGGATTCCTGTTGATGATGCTGCTCACGATTACCGGGGCGGTGGCCCAGCCGCTTGTGGGCTATCCGGCCTCACTCGATACGATTGAGGTGCAAGGCTACCAGATGGTCTACCACGATAGCGGGACCTTCGGGCCTCCGGTGGTGCTCGTGCACGGGCTCGGCACCAACCTGTCGATCTGGCGGGAGGTGCTGCCGCGGCTCAGCCCGGAGGTGCGCGTGCTGGCGCCGGACCTGCCGGGCTTCGGGCTTTCGGACAAGCACGACGTGCCGGCCACGCCGTCGTTTTACGCCGACGTGCTGGCCGCCTGGCTGGACACGCTGGGGCTGGCGCAGGTCGACGTCGTGGGCCTGTCGATGGGCGGGCAGGTCGCGCTGATGATGGCGCTGCGGCACCCGGACCGCATCCGCCGCCTCGTGGTGGCCGCGCCGGCGGGCATCGAGACCTTCACGCCCGAGGCCGCCGCGCAGCTCAAAGCGCTGTTCACGGCCGATGCCATTGCCGCCATGCCGCCGGCGCTCTATGCACAGAACGTGCAGCGCAATTTTGCCCGGTGGGACCCGGAGCGGTATGGCTGGCTCCTGACGCAACGCGAGCAGATGCAGCAACGCCCGGATTTCCGGGCCTATGCCGGGGCCAACGCCCGGGCTGTGGCCGGCATGCTGGACGAGCCGGTGTTCGAGTACCTGCCGCGCGTGCCGCACCCCGCGCTGGTCGTGTTCGGCGAGGACGATCAGCTCATCCCCAACCGGTTCTTCCGGCCTTCGGAAACCCCGGCGGATGTGCTCCAGCGGGCGCTCGACCGGCTGCCAAACGCCGAAGGCGTGCTCCTCCCCGGGGCCGGGCACCTGCTGGTGCTGGAGCAGCCCGAAGCGTTCGTGGCACAGGTGCGGCGTTTTCTGTGGCCGGCGGATTAG